A single region of the Demequina sp. genome encodes:
- a CDS encoding undecaprenyl/decaprenyl-phosphate alpha-N-acetylglucosaminyl 1-phosphate transferase, with product MKVYLILMAIAALLAYVATPAMRHLAFRTGAVTAVRARDVHTTPTPRLGGVALFIGIASGIIFASAVPFLDPVFNASRMAWAVLGGAALVCAVGIADDIWDLDWMAKLAGQVLAALLMAWGGVQLVTFPIAGLTIGSPWVSLIVTVVVVVIAINAVNFVDGLDGLAAGMVAIGGLAFFTYTYVLARSASPGDYSSLATLIIAVLVGACIGFLPHNVHPARIFMGDSGSMVLGLTIAAAAIIVTGSIDPELVSQRERIPAFIPIVLPLMVVAVPLIDMFLAVIRRTLKGQSPFAPDAHHLHHLLLRHGHTHRWAVGVMYLWTFVLSFGTVSLVFLPGWESALLIGCGILVACLVTFSDRARRGLTAVWGLVLRGVRAASGKPKEEA from the coding sequence GTGAAGGTCTACCTCATCCTGATGGCGATCGCTGCGCTGCTCGCCTACGTGGCGACGCCGGCGATGCGCCATCTGGCCTTCCGCACCGGTGCGGTGACCGCGGTGCGAGCCCGAGATGTGCACACCACCCCAACCCCGCGCCTAGGCGGGGTGGCACTGTTCATCGGCATAGCGTCGGGCATCATCTTTGCCAGCGCGGTGCCCTTCCTCGACCCCGTGTTCAATGCCAGCCGCATGGCGTGGGCCGTCCTCGGCGGCGCGGCGCTTGTGTGTGCGGTGGGAATCGCGGACGACATCTGGGACCTCGACTGGATGGCCAAGCTCGCCGGCCAGGTGCTCGCGGCGCTGCTCATGGCGTGGGGAGGGGTGCAGCTCGTCACGTTCCCCATCGCGGGGCTCACGATCGGGTCGCCGTGGGTATCACTGATCGTGACCGTCGTCGTGGTGGTGATCGCGATCAACGCGGTGAACTTCGTTGACGGTCTCGACGGGCTTGCGGCAGGCATGGTCGCGATCGGCGGCCTCGCGTTCTTCACCTATACGTATGTGCTCGCCCGCTCGGCCTCACCGGGTGACTACTCGTCGTTGGCCACCCTGATCATCGCCGTTCTCGTTGGTGCCTGCATCGGCTTCCTGCCCCACAACGTGCACCCCGCGCGCATCTTCATGGGCGACTCCGGCTCGATGGTGCTCGGTCTCACGATCGCCGCGGCTGCAATCATCGTGACGGGCAGCATCGACCCCGAGCTCGTCTCCCAGCGCGAGCGCATCCCTGCCTTCATTCCCATCGTGCTGCCGCTCATGGTGGTGGCCGTGCCGCTCATCGACATGTTCCTTGCGGTCATCCGGCGCACGCTCAAGGGCCAGTCGCCGTTCGCGCCGGACGCGCACCACCTCCACCACCTGCTCCTGCGCCACGGTCACACGCATCGCTGGGCGGTTGGCGTGATGTACCTGTGGACGTTCGTGCTCTCGTTCGGGACCGTCTCGCTCGTCTTCCTGCCTGGGTGGGAGTCCGCGCTGCTCATAGGGTGCGGGATTCTGGTTGCGTGCCTCGTGACGTTCTCCGACCGCGCGCGCCGCGGCCTCACCGCGGTGTGGGGACTTGTGCTGCGAGGGGTGCGCGCGGCGTCGGGCAAACCAAAGGAGGAGGCGTGA
- the prmC gene encoding peptide chain release factor N(5)-glutamine methyltransferase: MPTIGARVRATAQRLADAGVASPEVDTIELIAHTLGWESSEVRLAAARDDDWPDGADLDLLEARVTRRVDREPLQHITGKAHFRGLTLEVGPGVFVPRPESETVAQAAIDAAMTFLAAEDAASGKPVRVTDLCAGSGAIGLAIANEVPNALVTLVEASEDAWVYLRRNVRAQPPEVQERVRTVLADARNCLRHMDACADVVVANPPYIPSDMVPVDPEVEHYDPPQALYGLGPDGLQVPKDITDEAVRLLRIGGVLIVEHGDRQGLAMREFASSSVYWEGVSTLKDLTGRDRMLVARRIGA, from the coding sequence GTGCCCACGATTGGCGCGCGCGTTCGCGCGACCGCCCAAAGACTGGCCGACGCTGGGGTCGCCTCTCCCGAGGTCGACACCATCGAGCTCATCGCCCACACGCTCGGCTGGGAGTCGAGCGAAGTTCGCCTCGCGGCCGCCCGTGACGACGACTGGCCGGACGGCGCGGACCTCGACCTCCTTGAGGCCCGCGTTACCAGGCGCGTCGACCGCGAGCCGCTTCAGCACATCACCGGCAAGGCCCATTTCCGCGGACTCACGCTCGAGGTGGGTCCGGGTGTGTTCGTCCCGCGGCCGGAGAGCGAGACCGTGGCGCAGGCGGCGATCGACGCGGCCATGACGTTCCTCGCCGCGGAAGACGCCGCGAGCGGAAAGCCCGTGCGCGTGACCGACCTGTGCGCCGGCTCCGGAGCGATCGGCCTCGCGATCGCCAACGAGGTGCCGAATGCCCTGGTGACGCTCGTGGAGGCGAGCGAGGACGCGTGGGTGTACCTCCGTCGGAACGTGCGCGCGCAGCCGCCGGAGGTGCAAGAGCGGGTCCGCACGGTGCTCGCCGACGCCCGCAACTGCCTGCGCCATATGGACGCGTGCGCGGACGTCGTGGTCGCGAACCCGCCGTACATCCCGAGCGACATGGTTCCCGTGGACCCCGAGGTCGAGCACTACGACCCGCCGCAGGCCCTCTACGGGCTCGGGCCCGACGGGCTCCAGGTGCCCAAGGACATCACCGATGAGGCGGTGAGGCTGCTCCGCATCGGCGGCGTCCTCATCGTCGAGCACGGAGACCGGCAGGGCCTCGCGATGCGGGAGTTCGCCAGCTCCTCCGTGTACTGGGAGGGCGTGAGCACCCTCAAGGACCTCACGGGGCGTGACCGGATGCTGGTGGCGCGCCGCATCGGCGCCTGA
- the atpA gene encoding F0F1 ATP synthase subunit alpha: protein MTDVTISPDEIRAALDTYVKSYEPKGAVRDEVGRVTLTADGIAQVEGLPGCMANELLRFEDGTLGLALNLDVREVGVVVLGEFTGIEEGQEVRRTGEVLSVAVGDGYLGRVVDPLGTPIDGLGELETTGRRALELQAPGVMHRKSVHEPLQTGLKAIDAMIPIGRGQRQLIIGDRQTGKTAIAIDTIINQKANWETGDPTKQVRCIYVAIGQKGSTIASVRGALEEAGALEYTTIVAAPASDPAGFKYLAPYTGSAIGQHWMYDGKHVLIIFDDLSKQAEAYRAVSLLLRRPPGREAYPGDVFYLHSRLLERCAKLSDDMGAGSMTGLPVIETKANDVSAYIPTNVISITDGQIFLQSDLFNANQRPAIDVGISVSRVGGSAQVKAMKQVSGTLKIDLAQYRSLEAFAMFASDLDAASRQQLTRGARLMELLKQPQYSPYPVEEQVVSIWAGTKGKLDKIAVADVLRFERELLDHLRRNTSILTDIASSGVLSKEAEAELEANVDDYVSTFLAGTGTELSTASAIEGGGDAEVEQEQIVTGKKK, encoded by the coding sequence ATGACCGACGTGACGATCAGCCCCGACGAGATCAGGGCCGCGCTCGACACCTACGTGAAGTCGTACGAGCCCAAGGGCGCCGTTCGCGACGAGGTTGGCCGCGTGACCCTCACGGCCGACGGCATCGCGCAGGTCGAGGGCCTTCCCGGCTGCATGGCCAACGAGCTGCTGCGCTTCGAGGACGGCACGCTGGGCCTCGCGCTCAACCTCGACGTCCGTGAGGTGGGCGTCGTTGTGCTCGGCGAGTTCACCGGAATCGAGGAGGGCCAGGAGGTCCGCCGCACCGGCGAGGTGCTCTCCGTCGCCGTCGGCGACGGCTACCTCGGCCGCGTCGTGGACCCGCTCGGCACCCCCATCGACGGGCTCGGCGAGCTGGAGACCACCGGTCGCCGCGCCCTCGAGCTGCAGGCTCCCGGCGTCATGCACCGCAAGTCCGTGCACGAGCCGCTCCAGACGGGACTCAAGGCGATCGACGCGATGATCCCGATCGGCCGCGGCCAGCGCCAGTTGATCATCGGCGACCGTCAGACAGGCAAGACCGCCATCGCGATCGACACGATCATCAACCAGAAGGCCAACTGGGAGACGGGCGACCCCACCAAGCAGGTCCGCTGCATCTACGTCGCCATCGGCCAGAAGGGCTCCACGATCGCCTCGGTGCGCGGCGCCCTCGAGGAGGCCGGCGCGCTCGAGTACACGACGATCGTCGCCGCCCCCGCGTCGGACCCCGCGGGCTTCAAGTACCTCGCGCCCTACACCGGCTCGGCCATCGGGCAGCACTGGATGTACGACGGCAAGCACGTGCTGATCATCTTCGACGACCTGTCGAAGCAGGCAGAGGCCTACCGCGCCGTGTCCCTGCTGCTGCGCCGCCCGCCGGGCCGCGAGGCATACCCGGGCGACGTCTTCTACTTGCACAGCCGTCTGCTCGAGCGCTGCGCCAAGCTGTCCGACGACATGGGCGCCGGCTCCATGACGGGCCTTCCCGTCATCGAGACCAAGGCGAACGACGTGTCGGCGTACATCCCCACCAACGTCATCTCCATCACGGACGGGCAGATCTTCCTCCAGTCCGACCTCTTCAACGCCAACCAGCGTCCCGCGATCGACGTGGGCATCTCGGTGTCCCGCGTCGGTGGCTCCGCGCAGGTCAAGGCCATGAAGCAGGTCTCCGGAACGCTCAAGATCGACCTCGCCCAGTACCGCTCGCTCGAGGCCTTCGCGATGTTCGCATCCGACCTCGACGCGGCCTCGCGCCAACAGCTGACCCGCGGCGCGCGCCTCATGGAGCTGCTCAAGCAGCCCCAGTACTCGCCGTACCCCGTGGAGGAGCAGGTCGTCTCCATCTGGGCGGGCACCAAGGGCAAGCTCGACAAGATCGCGGTGGCCGACGTGCTCCGCTTCGAGCGCGAGCTGCTTGACCACCTGCGACGCAACACCTCGATCCTCACCGACATCGCGTCCTCCGGCGTGCTGTCGAAGGAGGCCGAGGCGGAGCTCGAGGCCAACGTCGACGACTACGTCTCCACGTTCCTCGCCGGAACGGGTACGGAACTCAGCACGGCGTCGGCCATCGAGGGCGGCGGCGACGCCGAGGTGGAGCAGGAGCAGATCGTCACGGGCAAGAAGAAGTAG
- the atpB gene encoding F0F1 ATP synthase subunit A, with amino-acid sequence MRGPTSGECALNVAPISRLVTDDGNGFHAPSINDFYPDALFGDGTFYEFNRVMLVRMIAAVLLVGIMIFVARRATVVPTRGQSVVEIIIDYIRQNVVYSTLGEVEGKRYEKMLLTMFFGIFAFNITGVIPGLNIASTGLIGISMVLAATTWVVYVANGIRKHGAGGYVKHSLFPPGVPGALKPLIAIIDFLQVLIIRPATLALRLTINMIVGHLLLVLTYSATTYFWYQAPSGFNLAYGVLTFIGILFITLLEVFVATLQAFIFAILSAVYINMAISEDH; translated from the coding sequence ATGCGCGGCCCAACTTCCGGAGAGTGTGCTCTGAACGTCGCGCCGATCTCGCGCCTCGTCACTGACGACGGCAACGGCTTCCACGCGCCCTCGATCAACGATTTCTACCCTGACGCCCTCTTCGGCGACGGCACGTTCTACGAGTTCAACCGCGTGATGCTGGTGCGGATGATCGCGGCCGTGCTGCTCGTGGGAATCATGATCTTCGTCGCCCGCCGCGCCACGGTCGTCCCCACGCGCGGCCAGTCCGTGGTGGAGATCATCATCGACTACATCCGCCAGAACGTCGTGTACTCGACGCTCGGCGAGGTCGAGGGCAAGCGATACGAGAAGATGCTGCTGACGATGTTTTTCGGCATCTTCGCCTTCAACATCACGGGCGTCATCCCCGGCCTCAACATCGCCTCCACGGGCCTCATCGGCATCTCGATGGTGCTCGCCGCGACCACGTGGGTCGTGTACGTCGCCAACGGCATCCGCAAGCACGGCGCCGGCGGCTACGTGAAGCACTCGCTGTTCCCGCCGGGCGTTCCCGGTGCGCTCAAGCCGCTGATCGCGATCATCGACTTCCTGCAGGTGCTGATCATTCGCCCCGCAACTCTCGCGCTGCGACTCACGATCAACATGATCGTGGGCCACCTGCTGCTCGTCCTCACCTACTCGGCGACCACGTACTTCTGGTACCAGGCGCCTTCGGGATTCAACCTTGCCTACGGCGTCCTGACGTTCATCGGCATCCTGTTCATCACGTTGCTCGAGGTATTCGTCGCAACGCTCCAGGCGTTCATCTTCGCCATCCTCTCGGCCGTGTACATCAACATGGCCATCAGCGAGGACCACTAA
- a CDS encoding F0F1 ATP synthase subunit delta, translating into MRGTSQASRDAVLETFDPVATAAGKDALLIAEQLYSVVDVLDSSGSLRRALTDPARLGHDKAELVDALFGKLDPRAVDVLKDFVHARWSEDKDLPESIEYAGAHALFAYADTAGQLSAVEEELFRVERILTANRSLLTAMSNRSATKEARLSVFHDVLGGKLSEVTDAMLERTVGVPRGRRLVPTINILLEAAARRRNRIVANVTAAVELSAAQRTRLAKVLGEAYGRDIQINASVDPEVLGGIRVQVGAEVVDGTVLARLDDARRRLVG; encoded by the coding sequence ATGCGCGGAACGAGTCAGGCGTCGCGAGACGCGGTGCTGGAGACGTTCGACCCCGTGGCCACGGCCGCGGGCAAGGACGCGCTCTTGATTGCGGAGCAGCTGTACTCCGTCGTCGACGTGCTTGACTCGTCCGGCTCGCTTCGCCGCGCGCTCACCGACCCCGCCCGCCTCGGCCACGACAAGGCCGAGCTCGTCGACGCCCTGTTCGGCAAGCTCGATCCCCGCGCAGTCGACGTCCTCAAGGACTTCGTGCACGCACGCTGGTCCGAGGACAAGGACCTCCCGGAGTCGATCGAGTACGCGGGAGCACACGCGCTCTTCGCCTACGCGGACACCGCGGGCCAGCTCAGCGCAGTGGAGGAGGAGCTGTTCCGTGTGGAGCGGATCCTGACCGCGAACCGCAGCCTCCTCACGGCCATGAGCAACCGCTCGGCCACGAAGGAGGCGCGCCTCAGCGTCTTCCACGACGTGCTCGGCGGCAAGCTCTCCGAGGTCACCGACGCCATGCTTGAGCGCACCGTTGGCGTCCCGCGCGGGCGTCGGCTGGTTCCCACCATCAACATCCTGCTGGAAGCCGCGGCGCGTCGACGCAACCGCATCGTCGCCAACGTCACCGCTGCGGTGGAGCTGAGCGCGGCGCAGCGCACCCGCCTCGCCAAGGTCCTTGGCGAGGCTTACGGCCGCGACATCCAGATCAACGCCTCCGTGGACCCCGAGGTCCTCGGTGGCATTCGAGTTCAGGTTGGGGCGGAGGTCGTGGACGGCACCGTCCTGGCCCGCCTCGACGACGCACGACGACGCCTGGTCGGCTAA
- a CDS encoding L-threonylcarbamoyladenylate synthase, producing the protein MILPCFDPATWGPSLDAAVQAVQNGQVIVLPTDTVYGVGADAFQPDAVAAVLAAKGRGRQMPPPVLIPSVRTVDGLARDVPDSARKLMERFWPGALTVIVLAQPSLAWDLGETHGTVALRVPDHAAALALLERTGPLAVTSANKTGAPAATRAEHARDQLKDAVAIYLDSGDSPLGVASTIVDATGPRLRVVREGGISRDEIVETVGAAAMEPAGNTGPTAQPGTTA; encoded by the coding sequence GTGATCCTGCCCTGCTTCGACCCCGCAACCTGGGGGCCGTCATTGGACGCCGCCGTCCAGGCGGTCCAGAACGGCCAGGTCATCGTGCTGCCAACGGACACCGTTTACGGCGTTGGCGCGGACGCCTTCCAGCCCGACGCTGTGGCGGCAGTTCTTGCGGCCAAAGGCCGCGGTCGCCAGATGCCGCCTCCCGTTCTGATTCCTAGTGTCAGAACGGTCGACGGGCTCGCGAGAGATGTGCCGGACAGCGCGCGCAAGCTCATGGAGCGGTTCTGGCCAGGAGCTCTCACCGTCATCGTGCTCGCGCAGCCGAGCCTCGCTTGGGACCTCGGCGAGACCCACGGCACCGTGGCCCTGCGGGTGCCGGACCACGCGGCCGCGCTCGCGCTGCTCGAACGCACGGGCCCGCTCGCGGTGACGAGCGCCAACAAGACCGGTGCGCCCGCGGCCACTCGCGCCGAGCACGCTCGCGACCAGCTCAAGGACGCGGTTGCCATCTACCTCGATTCCGGGGACAGCCCGCTCGGGGTGGCGTCCACGATCGTGGACGCCACGGGCCCGCGCCTGCGCGTGGTGCGCGAGGGCGGAATCAGCAGGGACGAGATCGTCGAGACCGTAGGAGCGGCGGCGATGGAGCCTGCAGGGAACACAGGACCCACTGCGCAACCTGGAACTACTGCGTGA
- the atpE gene encoding ATP synthase F0 subunit C, whose translation MADVTTLAEMTGNLNTVGYGLAAIGPAIGLGILIGKVVEGTARQPEMAGRLQGLMWIGIGLIEVLALIGIATPFFLP comes from the coding sequence ATGGCAGACGTCACGACGCTTGCTGAGATGACCGGCAACCTGAACACGGTCGGATATGGCCTCGCGGCCATTGGCCCGGCCATCGGCCTCGGCATCCTGATCGGAAAGGTCGTCGAGGGCACGGCTCGCCAGCCCGAGATGGCAGGCCGCCTGCAGGGCCTCATGTGGATCGGCATCGGTCTCATCGAGGTGCTCGCGCTCATCGGCATCGCCACCCCGTTCTTCCTCCCGTAA
- a CDS encoding F0F1 ATP synthase subunit B, translating into MTTLASLVLAAAETEESHNPLLPEPFEIFWSIVALAIVFGAFFKFVLPALLSTLDKRAELIEGGITKAEKAQAEAAAALEEYTAQLTDARAEAARIREDARAEASQILSESREKASKEADRIAVGAQKALDAERQQTIVALRSEVGALATELASRIVGESLADDARQQRVIDAFLTELESTVKKSKAEA; encoded by the coding sequence ATGACGACGCTCGCAAGCCTGGTTCTTGCGGCGGCGGAGACTGAAGAGTCGCATAACCCGCTGCTGCCTGAGCCATTCGAGATCTTCTGGTCGATCGTCGCGTTGGCGATCGTGTTCGGCGCGTTCTTCAAGTTCGTGCTGCCCGCGCTGCTCAGCACGCTCGACAAGCGCGCCGAGCTCATCGAGGGCGGCATCACCAAGGCGGAGAAGGCGCAGGCAGAGGCCGCAGCCGCCCTTGAGGAGTACACGGCGCAGCTGACCGACGCTAGGGCTGAGGCCGCGCGCATTCGCGAGGATGCGCGTGCTGAAGCTTCGCAGATTCTCAGCGAATCCCGCGAAAAGGCCAGCAAGGAGGCCGACCGCATCGCCGTCGGCGCGCAGAAGGCCCTTGACGCGGAGCGCCAGCAGACGATCGTCGCGCTGCGTTCCGAGGTTGGTGCGCTCGCAACCGAGCTCGCCTCGCGCATCGTCGGCGAGTCCCTGGCCGACGACGCCCGTCAGCAGCGCGTCATCGATGCGTTCCTGACCGAGCTGGAGAGCACCGTCAAGAAGAGCAAGGCGGAGGCGTAA
- a CDS encoding F0F1 ATP synthase subunit gamma: MGGQQRVYRQRIRSTQSLKKIFRAMELIAASRIGKARAHVAAAAPYSRALTRAISAVATHSSVDHPLTTKRTDTNRVAVLTVAADRGMAGAYTANVLREAERLRERLERDGHEVVQFAAGRRAVGYYGFRRRALAGQWVGGSDAPSHATAKDIARVLFAAFTAAPEDGGVAELHVVYTHFTSMVSQETRVVRMLPLEIVEGVPEPGEGVAPLYDFEPSAEDVLDALLPRYIEARLYSVLLQAAASELANRQRAMNTAVSNAEEIIRNYTRLANSARQAEITQEISEIVSGADALAAAS; the protein is encoded by the coding sequence ATGGGTGGACAGCAGCGCGTCTACCGGCAGCGGATCCGGTCGACACAGTCGCTGAAGAAGATCTTCCGTGCGATGGAGCTCATTGCGGCTTCGCGCATCGGGAAGGCGCGAGCGCACGTCGCGGCGGCCGCGCCGTACTCTCGCGCGCTCACGCGTGCCATCAGCGCCGTCGCCACGCACTCCTCTGTGGACCACCCGCTCACCACGAAGCGCACGGACACCAACCGCGTAGCGGTGCTCACCGTCGCCGCCGACCGCGGCATGGCGGGCGCGTACACGGCCAACGTCCTGCGCGAGGCCGAGAGGCTTCGCGAGCGGCTCGAGCGTGACGGTCACGAGGTGGTGCAGTTCGCAGCGGGCCGACGCGCGGTGGGCTATTACGGCTTCCGTCGCCGCGCGCTTGCTGGCCAGTGGGTTGGCGGCTCTGACGCGCCATCGCACGCCACGGCCAAGGACATTGCGCGAGTGCTCTTCGCCGCCTTCACGGCGGCGCCGGAGGACGGCGGCGTGGCCGAGCTGCACGTGGTCTACACGCACTTCACCTCGATGGTGTCGCAAGAGACCCGCGTTGTCCGGATGCTGCCGCTCGAGATCGTCGAGGGGGTGCCCGAGCCCGGCGAGGGCGTGGCGCCGCTGTACGACTTCGAGCCCAGCGCGGAGGACGTGCTGGACGCGCTCCTCCCGCGCTATATCGAGGCGCGACTGTACTCGGTGCTGCTGCAGGCGGCGGCATCCGAGCTCGCGAACCGGCAGCGCGCCATGAACACCGCGGTGTCCAACGCCGAAGAGATCATTCGTAACTACACCAGGCTCGCCAACTCGGCGCGCCAGGCCGAGATCACCCAGGAAATCAGCGAGATTGTCTCGGGCGCCGACGCGCTCGCGGCCGCCTCGTGA